One genomic window of Penaeus chinensis breed Huanghai No. 1 chromosome 35, ASM1920278v2, whole genome shotgun sequence includes the following:
- the LOC125044178 gene encoding uncharacterized protein LOC125044178: MLPSTSSPVESAQTPVSLADGLSCSPDCLGRRKLPHGSGAAKEDLPNSIKKNIGMCVDEGSREKEAMMPPPDLCTGEERNCDLVHGPSDSSCDEDAEATIAQAACDTKFVTSLSQVQMEGDVMEEDGAWGLPSYPTDSPSDVTEELLAEGSSKSTSASLPDLCDTRRGMQVRGQDSASSGSDSQRDSEYESSGSLGSEKGSGEKRVCEAAGCDKEESGAVNSSSSTNQLLNRVDDMDERLSCRNYKDADVSVSHEQGKLCVDESGEKISSEEGHQMDSMHDTDVETQSESVVLGETEGAAGPSEDFLVHDNQHISLVACGITQCDPSFQQDVEMADISEEEHGLDLIRHNLHHSSHPMFNKWPCYFYITQEHLPSFSIDSHGRHIGSEAAPMFFPSPSVSRPASQLTEEEQVKIAKRMGLITHLPCGIFDGSKKSGECVICMIDFTVGDRVRYLPCMHTYHTECIDDWLMRSFTCPSCLEPVDAALLNTYGTS; encoded by the exons ATGTTGCCTTCAACTTCCTCTCCTGTAGAGTCAGCGCAGACTCCTGTCTCCTTGGCAGATGGGCTCTCTTGCTCACCTGATTGCTTGGGACGGAGGAAGTTACCACATGGTTCTGGGGCGGCAAAGGAGGACCTCCCAAATAGTATCAAGAAGAATATTGGGATGTGTGTTGATGAGGGCAGTCGGGAGAAAGAGGCCATGATGCCTCCACCAGATCTCTGCACTGGTGAAGAACGCAACTGTGACCTCGTGCATGGACCTAGTGACAGCTCTTGTGATGAAGATGCTGAAGCTACAATTGCTCAAGCTGCCTGTGATACCAAATTTGTAACAAGCTTATCACAAGTTCAGATGGAAGGTGATGTGATGGAGGAAGATGGTGCTTGGGGTTTACCATCTTATCCTACTGACTCACCTTCAGATGTTACGGAAGAGTTATTAGCTGAAGGAAGTAGTAAAAGCACGAGTGCAAGTTTGCCAGACCTCTGTGACACCAGAAGAGGAATGCAAGTGAGAGGACAAGATAGTGCCTCCTCTGGGAGTGATTCTCAGAGAGATTCTGAATATGAATCCTCAGGCTCTTTGGGAAGTGAAAAAGGTTCTGGAGAGAAAAGAGTGTGTGAAGCTGCAGGTTGTGATAAAGAGGAATCCGGAGCAGTAAATTCCAGTAGTAGTACTAATCAGTTGTTAAATAGAGTAGATGATATGGATGAAAGATTATCATGCAGGAATTATAAGGATGCAGATGTATCTGTGTCACATGAACAAGGAAAGTTGTGTGTTGATGAGTCTGGAGAAAAAATCAGCAGTGAAGAGGGACATCAAATGGATTCTATGCATGATACTGATGTTGAAACGCAAAGTGAATCTGTTGTCTTGGGTGAAACTGAAGGGGCAGCTGGTCCCTCTGAGGACTTTTTAGTGCATGACAACCAGCACATATCACTTGTTGCCTGTGGCATAACGCAGTGTGATCCAAGCTTTCAGCAAGATGTGGAAATGGCAGACATTTCTGAAGAAGAGCATGGACTTGACTTGATAAGACACAATCTCCACCATTCAAGTCATCCCATGTTTAACAAGTGGCCGTGTTACTTCTATATCACCCAGGAGCATCTACCTAGTTTCTCCATTGATTCCCATGGAAGACATATTGGATCT GAAGCAGCCCCCAtgtttttcccttccccatctgtAAGTCGACCTGCTTCACAGCTGACGGAAGAGGAACAAGTCAAGATTGCCAAGCGCATGGGACTTATAACACATCTCCCATGTGGAATCTTTGATGGCTCCAAAAAGAGTGGAGA GTGTGTGATCTGCATGATTGACTTCACCGTGGGAGACAGAGTCCGCTATCTGCCTTGTATGCACACCTACCACACAGAATGCATTGATGACTGGTTGATGCGTTCCTTTACGTGTCCTTCTTGCCTGGAGCCAGTGGACGCAGCTCTGCTTAATACCTATGGAACCAGCTAG